One part of the Bdellovibrio bacteriovorus genome encodes these proteins:
- a CDS encoding Fur family transcriptional regulator — translation MTKCSHDRKNIDIDSLNERVRKAGMKLTQQRSQLLGILLHHPEPISADEIFKKIDDKSDGMDLVTIYRILKKFEEAGLVSRLEFGDGVARFELTLESGHHHHHVICRHCQRVEPLHICDLDQHIKMVEAMGYKQVAHRLDFFGVCSRCQ, via the coding sequence ATGACAAAGTGCAGCCACGATCGTAAAAACATTGATATCGACTCTCTGAACGAGAGAGTGCGCAAAGCCGGGATGAAACTGACCCAGCAGCGCAGTCAATTGCTGGGGATCCTTCTGCATCATCCAGAACCTATTTCCGCCGACGAGATCTTTAAAAAGATCGACGATAAATCCGACGGCATGGACCTGGTGACCATCTATCGCATCTTGAAAAAGTTTGAAGAAGCCGGCCTGGTTTCCCGTTTGGAATTCGGTGATGGGGTGGCGCGTTTTGAACTGACCTTGGAATCCGGCCACCATCATCACCATGTGATCTGCCGCCATTGTCAGCGGGTGGAGCCTTTGCATATTTGTGATCTGGATCAGCACATCAAGATGGTTGAGGCGATGGGGTACAAACAAGTGGCCCACCGCCTGGATTTCTTCGGTGTGTGCTCCCGCTGTCAATAG
- a CDS encoding C1 family peptidase: MKLLYSLLLIFSLWSLPVQAGGAPLCADVFQIQAPAEIIWGTLRADFKHHTRYTVDLKQSTQIKNQCNLGTCHLHSWMSHLERSYEQKTGQTLTLSNEYLSARHWLERSLQRLEKTSKDVEVKLGAGPLFSRESILEYGLLPEGAWKPKSDFMLNPQAKKMSEFIENILVRTQWQAERTPEGPGRDAVLAQGRNQIKNLFRQMVGEMPTQFEFQGQTWTPKDFAKAYFESFEGPKTQVAIHNDRKAKPELTKTSQGRKLTTSIDAVENTARRMLDKGEAVYLSYDHHAEYVDAATGIMSIRAFHIPTYARPATRQMREAFDTNSGGHAVQIVGYELDPRTGRVAKWKIRNSWGTKKGDEGHYHMYDDYFRAFAKSITVPSSALPFVPM, from the coding sequence ATGAAGCTGCTCTATTCCCTGCTATTGATTTTCAGCCTTTGGAGCCTGCCTGTTCAGGCTGGCGGTGCCCCTTTGTGCGCCGACGTCTTCCAAATACAGGCACCCGCGGAAATCATCTGGGGAACACTGCGCGCCGACTTCAAACACCACACACGCTATACCGTGGACCTGAAACAAAGCACCCAGATCAAAAACCAATGCAACCTTGGCACCTGTCACCTGCATTCGTGGATGTCACACCTTGAACGAAGTTACGAACAAAAGACCGGTCAGACCCTGACCTTGTCCAACGAATATCTAAGCGCCCGCCACTGGCTGGAGCGCAGCCTGCAACGCCTGGAAAAAACCTCTAAAGACGTCGAAGTCAAACTGGGCGCGGGCCCCCTGTTTTCACGGGAAAGTATTCTGGAATACGGCCTTTTGCCCGAAGGCGCGTGGAAACCAAAATCTGATTTCATGCTAAATCCACAGGCCAAGAAAATGTCAGAATTCATTGAAAACATTCTGGTGCGAACCCAGTGGCAGGCCGAAAGAACACCAGAAGGCCCTGGCAGAGATGCAGTCCTTGCGCAGGGACGAAATCAAATCAAAAATCTTTTCCGTCAGATGGTGGGCGAAATGCCGACACAGTTTGAATTCCAAGGACAGACCTGGACACCGAAAGACTTTGCCAAAGCCTATTTCGAATCTTTTGAAGGTCCGAAGACTCAGGTCGCAATTCACAATGATCGCAAGGCCAAGCCGGAACTAACCAAAACCTCACAGGGCCGAAAACTTACGACCTCTATCGATGCGGTCGAAAACACCGCCCGCCGAATGTTAGACAAGGGCGAAGCCGTGTATCTGTCCTATGACCACCATGCGGAATACGTCGACGCCGCCACCGGCATCATGTCCATTCGTGCTTTCCATATTCCCACCTATGCCCGCCCGGCCACTCGCCAGATGCGTGAGGCATTTGACACAAACAGTGGCGGACACGCGGTGCAGATCGTGGGCTATGAACTGGATCCGCGCACCGGGCGCGTTGCGAAGTGGAAAATTCGCAACAGCTGGGGCACGAAAAAGGGCGATGAGGGCCATTATCACATGTACGATGATTATTTCCGCGCCTTTGCTAAATCCATCACGGTGCCATCCTCAGCACTGCCATTTGTGCCCATGTAA
- a CDS encoding four-helix bundle copper-binding protein, whose translation MRMNPLQDSDTAKCINFCFTTYRVCLETLNHVQEQGMRFAQTDLMSLLQLCADTCDLHARMEIAEADFAPQAAELCFQTCARTAMECEKFPEDPMVIKCADICRKCAEHCRGMAGMTVRVKPSQMSARI comes from the coding sequence ATGAGAATGAATCCTTTGCAGGACAGTGATACGGCGAAGTGTATCAACTTTTGCTTCACAACGTACCGTGTGTGTCTGGAAACGCTGAACCACGTGCAGGAACAGGGAATGCGCTTTGCGCAGACGGACCTGATGTCGTTGCTGCAGCTTTGTGCCGACACCTGCGATTTGCATGCGCGAATGGAAATCGCTGAAGCCGATTTTGCCCCCCAGGCGGCCGAACTGTGCTTTCAGACTTGCGCGCGCACTGCCATGGAATGTGAAAAGTTCCCTGAAGATCCGATGGTGATCAAATGCGCCGATATTTGTCGTAAGTGTGCAGAGCACTGTCGGGGCATGGCTGGAATGACCGTGCGGGTAAAGCCTTCTCAGATGTCCGCTCGTATCTAA
- a CDS encoding fatty acid cis/trans isomerase, which translates to MQFILPLLLCFFMSASAGSAEVPPGTQAGAAAPAGSASAPAGSVGVPPGTQTGAAPAPLTEATLYSRKIQPLFDNRCLACHSCFNAPCQLNLQNFEGFQRGANKLNVYDGTRLKSVEPSRIWIDAHAEEWRKRGFYEVSTSKDPAQNLFFQITQLRATAKNAKITKQVSDSQVCAQTMTDYQLLAKNSPELGMPYGFPALNATELSTLKSWVAAGSPGPDAEELKRQNTPSAELQKQVRQWEEFLNQENLRQKLVSRYIYEHLFLAHIHFPEKSEEFFRLVRSKQACALGVQEIATRRPNDNPGTAKFWYCLQKFPGTVVKKTHIPYPWSPAKLERYKELFLAESWKVSSLPSYEPGVAENPFVAFKDIPVKARYQFLLDDAQYQVSTFIKGPVCNGSMAVNSIQEQFYVFFLNPSSDNMVLSQKYADKAAGLLMMPGVWGSDVDVKETPLFYKKLVDHRENYRKLRTEELSKLRPEGYTLKDVWDGGGFNSNATLTVLRHDDNAVVMKGAVGDLSKTVFMLDYPLFERLVYNLVVNFDVFGNVSHQLLTRVYMDMIRMEAEELFLAFLPAEERLIYRREWYRGLLTQAKMSYVFPTLGSGEPTGIKFNEDNHTKKQFVQKVLFFHQNATVRGDWDFINWKNLEVPDSMQAQWKVQGLDKELRKIAAVKAEASSPFSQFFPDLALLNIKTPKGLKIYSLIHNKEHENISWILGESLRMDPKSDTLTVREGVWGSYPNMIFNVKENELPAFVIQVRAMKSAEDYQNLVTRYGLRRSNARFWSFYDEMHAAMRKSDPVNFGYLDLTRYELK; encoded by the coding sequence ATGCAATTCATTCTACCTTTGCTACTTTGTTTTTTCATGTCGGCCTCAGCCGGCAGTGCTGAAGTGCCGCCAGGCACGCAAGCTGGAGCAGCGGCCCCCGCCGGCAGTGCCTCGGCCCCGGCCGGCAGTGTCGGAGTGCCGCCAGGCACGCAGACTGGAGCAGCTCCTGCTCCTCTAACGGAAGCAACTCTTTACTCCCGTAAAATCCAACCGCTTTTTGACAATCGCTGTCTGGCCTGCCACAGCTGTTTTAATGCTCCCTGCCAGCTGAATTTGCAGAATTTCGAGGGATTTCAGAGGGGCGCGAACAAATTAAACGTCTATGACGGCACTCGCCTTAAAAGTGTTGAGCCCTCACGTATTTGGATTGATGCCCATGCGGAAGAGTGGCGCAAGCGCGGTTTCTATGAGGTCAGCACCAGCAAAGATCCTGCCCAAAATCTGTTTTTCCAGATAACCCAGCTACGCGCCACAGCGAAAAACGCAAAGATCACCAAGCAGGTCTCTGATTCTCAGGTCTGTGCTCAGACCATGACTGACTATCAGCTTCTGGCAAAAAACTCACCCGAGCTGGGCATGCCTTATGGCTTTCCGGCCCTGAATGCCACCGAACTTTCAACTCTGAAAAGCTGGGTGGCGGCGGGGAGCCCCGGACCGGACGCTGAAGAATTAAAACGCCAGAACACGCCGTCTGCTGAATTGCAAAAACAGGTGCGCCAATGGGAGGAATTCCTGAATCAGGAAAACCTTCGCCAAAAACTGGTCAGTCGCTATATCTATGAACATCTTTTCCTGGCGCACATTCATTTCCCGGAAAAGTCAGAGGAATTTTTCAGACTGGTGCGCTCAAAACAAGCCTGTGCTCTGGGGGTTCAAGAGATCGCCACTCGTCGCCCGAATGACAATCCCGGGACAGCGAAATTCTGGTACTGCTTGCAAAAATTCCCGGGTACGGTCGTTAAAAAGACCCACATCCCATATCCTTGGAGCCCGGCAAAACTGGAACGCTATAAAGAACTTTTCCTGGCTGAATCCTGGAAGGTTTCTTCTTTGCCAAGTTATGAGCCAGGGGTGGCTGAAAATCCCTTCGTGGCATTTAAAGACATTCCGGTGAAGGCCCGCTATCAGTTCCTGCTGGACGATGCCCAGTATCAGGTCAGCACCTTTATCAAAGGCCCGGTTTGTAACGGCAGCATGGCGGTGAACTCCATTCAAGAACAGTTCTATGTCTTTTTCCTGAATCCTTCTTCTGACAACATGGTGCTTTCGCAAAAGTATGCAGACAAAGCGGCGGGCCTATTGATGATGCCGGGGGTGTGGGGCAGTGATGTGGATGTGAAAGAAACACCGCTATTCTATAAGAAACTGGTCGATCATCGCGAAAACTATCGCAAGCTTCGCACGGAAGAACTCTCCAAACTTCGTCCTGAGGGGTACACCCTGAAAGATGTCTGGGACGGCGGGGGCTTTAATTCCAATGCCACTTTGACGGTGCTTCGTCACGATGACAATGCGGTGGTTATGAAGGGTGCTGTGGGTGATCTTTCCAAGACCGTCTTTATGCTGGATTATCCTTTGTTCGAGCGATTGGTTTATAACCTGGTGGTGAACTTTGATGTCTTCGGCAATGTGTCGCACCAATTGCTGACTCGTGTTTACATGGATATGATCCGGATGGAGGCAGAAGAGCTGTTCCTGGCCTTCCTGCCAGCGGAAGAGCGTTTAATCTATCGCCGCGAGTGGTATCGCGGTTTGCTGACTCAGGCGAAAATGTCCTATGTTTTCCCGACCTTGGGCTCTGGCGAACCGACCGGCATCAAATTCAACGAAGACAACCACACCAAAAAGCAGTTTGTGCAAAAGGTGCTGTTCTTCCATCAGAACGCAACCGTGCGTGGCGACTGGGACTTTATCAACTGGAAGAATCTGGAAGTCCCCGACAGCATGCAGGCTCAATGGAAAGTGCAGGGACTGGACAAAGAACTGCGCAAAATCGCGGCGGTAAAGGCCGAAGCCTCTTCGCCGTTTTCCCAGTTCTTCCCGGATCTGGCGTTACTGAATATCAAAACGCCCAAGGGATTGAAGATCTATTCACTCATTCACAACAAAGAGCATGAAAACATCTCTTGGATTCTGGGTGAGTCTTTGCGCATGGATCCCAAGAGCGACACGCTGACGGTGCGTGAAGGGGTGTGGGGTTCTTACCCGAACATGATCTTTAACGTGAAGGAAAATGAACTGCCCGCGTTCGTTATCCAGGTTCGCGCCATGAAGTCCGCAGAGGACTATCAAAACCTGGTCACTCGCTATGGTCTTCGCCGCAGCAATGCCAGGTTCTGGTCTTTCTATGATGAAATGCACGCCGCGATGAGAAAATCAGATCCGGTGAATTTCGGTTACCTGGATCTGACCCGCTATGAATTAAAGTAG
- a CDS encoding EI24 domain-containing protein, producing the protein MKNIFRALKQAFESLLRLRMFLLILGPPVATVFVLLVLFIVYWSAWTAGVAGLIGNLWGFQWVQQVTGLTDLSLWLAMLFLVMIFIPLAYVISVLIVSVFVMPIVLKWVGDQDFRNLEKRRGGTVVGSVWNTLKATILFVVGFMVTLPLWLIPGCQLVVPLVLTAWLNKKVFLYDVLQDYASKEERKSIESEESGSLYLMGLLLGLLSYIPLAFFFVPIISALSYTYYGLNALEDRRK; encoded by the coding sequence ATGAAAAACATTTTTCGCGCTCTGAAACAGGCCTTTGAATCACTCTTGCGACTGCGGATGTTTCTTTTGATTTTGGGACCTCCGGTGGCCACGGTTTTTGTGCTGCTGGTGCTGTTCATTGTTTACTGGAGCGCATGGACCGCGGGGGTTGCCGGCCTCATTGGCAATCTGTGGGGCTTTCAGTGGGTGCAGCAGGTCACGGGTTTGACGGACTTGTCGCTGTGGCTGGCAATGCTGTTTTTGGTGATGATCTTCATTCCTTTGGCCTATGTGATTTCGGTGTTGATTGTGTCGGTGTTTGTGATGCCGATCGTGCTGAAGTGGGTTGGGGATCAGGATTTCCGCAATCTTGAAAAACGCCGGGGCGGGACGGTGGTGGGAAGTGTCTGGAATACACTCAAGGCCACGATCCTGTTTGTGGTAGGCTTTATGGTGACTTTGCCACTGTGGCTGATTCCGGGCTGTCAGCTGGTGGTGCCGCTGGTTCTGACGGCCTGGCTGAATAAAAAGGTCTTTTTGTACGATGTCCTTCAGGATTATGCCTCCAAAGAAGAGCGTAAAAGCATTGAATCTGAAGAATCCGGGTCCCTGTATCTGATGGGGCTTTTATTAGGACTCCTCTCATATATTCCGCTGGCTTTCTTCTTCGTCCCCATTATATCGGCTTTGAGCTATACCTATTACGGCCTCAATGCCCTGGAAGACCGTAGAAAGTGA
- a CDS encoding PAS domain-containing sensor histidine kinase: protein MITDLLKDQSTLLEKINKTIPNSVYIFDLNEVNMVWFNDRVKDLYGYTLAELRALGAEYYARSMHPDDIPVLNAAIEKSRTLKEGEVISIEYRFKDHNGQYHWINDRITPFSRDENGNVATILGIATDVDDRKSYEETLKKTIEKMNLSLSAANMGTWEWDIEKNRLQWDTKMYEMHDVPVLPGLNPMDEIWKRAIREDMENVNRRIQEAVENRQDFYVTYRVTHSNQQIHHIKCYGKFMTNTGSPRMYGVAWDSTEEFQTEREMAEAKAKLISSTKMAALGEMSGGIAHEINNPLTVIQARAFQLQQMVDAGKMDPTKIKQAAESISRTADKIARIIKSLRSFAREGTYDPFEVVPVKQIIEETLEFCRTRFYNHGVEVEVGEIDPELEVECRLIQIEQVLLNLLNNSFDAISDLQEKWIRIKVVELVDSIEIHVIDSGDGIPEKVAEQIMLPFFTTKEVGKGTGLGLSISAGIMKSHKGELLLDSQAANTTFVVRLPRWQEDEALSY from the coding sequence ATGATTACAGATCTTCTGAAAGACCAAAGTACTCTGCTCGAAAAGATCAATAAAACGATCCCCAACAGCGTCTATATTTTCGACCTGAACGAGGTCAATATGGTGTGGTTCAACGACCGGGTAAAAGATCTGTACGGCTATACACTGGCAGAACTTCGTGCTCTGGGCGCGGAATATTATGCCAGGTCCATGCACCCGGATGATATTCCCGTTTTAAACGCTGCGATCGAAAAGTCCCGCACCCTGAAAGAGGGCGAGGTTATTTCCATCGAGTACCGTTTTAAGGATCACAACGGCCAATACCATTGGATCAATGACCGCATCACCCCCTTTTCCCGTGATGAAAACGGCAATGTCGCCACTATTTTAGGCATTGCCACCGACGTGGATGACCGCAAGAGCTATGAAGAGACATTAAAAAAGACCATCGAAAAAATGAATCTGTCCCTGTCTGCCGCCAACATGGGAACCTGGGAATGGGACATCGAAAAAAACCGTCTGCAATGGGACACGAAAATGTACGAAATGCATGACGTGCCGGTGCTGCCGGGGCTGAACCCCATGGACGAAATCTGGAAACGTGCCATTCGCGAGGACATGGAAAACGTCAATCGCCGCATCCAAGAGGCCGTTGAAAACCGCCAGGATTTCTATGTCACTTACCGGGTGACCCATTCAAACCAGCAAATCCATCACATCAAGTGTTATGGCAAATTCATGACCAACACCGGAAGCCCGCGCATGTACGGCGTGGCCTGGGATTCCACCGAAGAATTCCAGACCGAACGGGAAATGGCCGAAGCCAAGGCCAAGCTTATCTCTTCCACCAAGATGGCGGCCCTGGGCGAAATGTCGGGTGGTATCGCGCATGAAATCAACAATCCCCTGACAGTTATTCAGGCCCGCGCGTTTCAATTGCAGCAAATGGTCGACGCCGGCAAAATGGACCCGACAAAAATCAAACAGGCCGCAGAAAGCATCAGCCGCACCGCCGACAAGATTGCCCGTATCATCAAATCCCTGCGCTCTTTTGCCCGGGAAGGAACTTACGATCCGTTTGAAGTGGTGCCTGTAAAACAAATCATCGAAGAAACTTTGGAATTCTGCCGCACGCGGTTTTACAACCACGGTGTGGAAGTCGAAGTCGGTGAAATTGATCCGGAACTTGAAGTCGAATGCCGCCTGATTCAGATCGAACAGGTTCTGCTGAATCTTTTGAACAACTCTTTTGATGCGATCAGTGATTTGCAGGAAAAATGGATTCGCATCAAAGTTGTCGAGCTTGTCGACAGCATTGAAATCCACGTGATTGATTCCGGCGATGGCATTCCGGAAAAGGTTGCCGAACAGATCATGCTGCCATTCTTTACCACCAAGGAAGTCGGCAAAGGCACTGGTTTGGGTCTAAGTATTTCTGCAGGGATTATGAAAAGCCATAAAGGCGAACTGCTGCTGGACTCTCAGGCGGCGAACACAACATTTGTGGTGCGTCTGCCGCGCTGGCAGGAAGACGAAGCGCTGAGCTATTGA
- a CDS encoding histidine phosphatase family protein, whose protein sequence is MRKTIHLFRHGLTDWNSQLRLQGHTDIPLNEEGRQQALSLQLFFRDNPVEFFVSSDLTRAQQTAHIANHHLAKPMLLQPGFREVNMGKIEGMTREAVAQEYGPQAWEKWVSVDREHFDFAFPDAENTWATVERFSAALSALCEQHDFDSIGLCTHGLAMRRFLHSLRPDITESLPTPNCVVYTIEWDSESKEFYFNS, encoded by the coding sequence ATGCGAAAAACCATTCATCTCTTCCGTCATGGGCTTACCGACTGGAACTCGCAGCTTCGCCTGCAGGGACACACAGATATTCCTCTTAATGAAGAGGGCCGCCAGCAGGCCTTGAGTCTGCAACTGTTCTTCCGCGACAACCCGGTGGAATTCTTTGTCAGCAGTGACCTGACCCGCGCCCAACAAACAGCGCATATCGCCAATCATCATCTGGCAAAACCAATGCTGCTTCAGCCCGGCTTCCGTGAAGTCAATATGGGTAAAATCGAAGGCATGACCCGTGAAGCCGTAGCCCAGGAGTACGGGCCCCAGGCCTGGGAAAAATGGGTGTCTGTGGATCGCGAGCATTTTGATTTTGCATTCCCGGATGCAGAAAACACCTGGGCGACGGTAGAGCGTTTTTCCGCGGCGCTCAGCGCTTTGTGTGAACAGCACGATTTTGACAGCATCGGCCTTTGCACACATGGACTGGCGATGCGCCGGTTCCTGCATTCATTGCGACCGGACATCACCGAAAGCCTGCCCACTCCGAACTGCGTGGTTTACACAATCGAGTGGGATTCAGAAAGCAAAGAGTTCTACTTTAATTCATAG